ACCGCATCCAGGTGGGCGGCGCCCCCGCTGTCCGCGCGAGCGAGATCTCGGCCGATGTCGGCGGCCGTCTCGTCGAGAGCCCGACGCACCGCCGAGGAGTCATCGGCCTCGGCCGCCCGAGCGAGGATCTCGGCGGCCAGCCGGTAGTCGCGCGGTGGGACGCTCACGGCGATCTCGCCCTCGGCCGGCTGGTACCGCTTGGCCGGGCGGCCGGGGCCGGGCGACACCCGGCCGTCGGGGGACCCGAACGTCGCGGCGAGCAGTCCGCTCTCGACGAGTTTGTCGAGGTGGTAGGCGACCAGTGAGCGGTCGATGCCCAGCGCGGCGCTGACCTGGTCGCGGGTCACGGGCTCGTCTTGGACGGCGACGTAGCTGTACAGCCGCCGGCGGGTGGGTTCATCGAGGACGCACAGGGCAGCCAGATGCGTCTCGAACGTCGATCCGGACACGGCCACCTCCCGCATCACCGACCTTGTGCTCCAATCCCATCCCCGATAAGGTGAACCTATCTTAATTTTATCGGGAGGGTGGCATGGCATCTCGATCGACCGTCGGTGCGCAGGACCTCCGAGACCCCGGCTTCGCCGCCTTCACGCTGTTGCGGGTCGGTTTCACGGTGGCGCCGATCCTGTTCGGCCTGGACAAGTTCTTCAACCTCATGGTGGATTGGGAGAAGTACCTATGGCAGGGGGTCGCGGACACCCTCCCCGGAACCGACACCCAGATCATGATGGCGGTCGGGGTGGTGG
This window of the Actinomycetota bacterium genome carries:
- a CDS encoding helix-turn-helix domain-containing protein, which gives rise to MREVAVSGSTFETHLAALCVLDEPTRRRLYSYVAVQDEPVTRDQVSAALGIDRSLVAYHLDKLVESGLLAATFGSPDGRVSPGPGRPAKRYQPAEGEIAVSVPPRDYRLAAEILARAAEADDSSAVRRALDETAADIGRDLARADSGGAAHLDAVLERRGYQPYREGRVVRLRNCPFRHLAEQHTDLVCNMNLAFVSGLADAVGAEVQVRRDPAPDRCCVALHRV